One part of the Rothia sp. ZJ932 genome encodes these proteins:
- a CDS encoding LGFP repeat-containing protein, with product MDGDYWESNQSKVWDYGNHALTSMAKIAQSKNMVFVPVVSPDKNKAGDGITWWESADAHGDWLRGFANWFQNTHGIDRSNVSVLGYSGGAEFITLELNADRQESWRTGGGSIIVGDGTPRGQQTTTSARFKALPLDFYVGNRDGKGATWPATWSAWGAAHAGATSYRAAGFSNVEVNVVNGDHYQYDFAGYLAESFREANASRPTMTVHKTAISECYAAGGGGSRFGQPTSGEIPIRDGGYAQRFGAHYTIYWHESVGAAPVNFAGGIGSCYAVEGFENGLRFPTGAEHGLLGGTVQKFTMLGRGTNALYWSADHQRVHKVWEHGAIGARFTSGRATARYGFPTTDEFALSAGGYAQKFRLNNGYESLFVWSAQAGVKIINANGGLYWYWKNRGYTSTFGLPISDEVAHADGRVTLDFSKGYRLTWFPNGKITQSRI from the coding sequence TTGGACGGTGATTATTGGGAAAGTAACCAGTCAAAGGTTTGGGACTATGGCAACCACGCTTTGACATCAATGGCTAAAATCGCCCAGTCGAAGAACATGGTTTTTGTTCCCGTTGTATCGCCCGATAAGAATAAAGCCGGTGATGGTATTACATGGTGGGAAAGCGCTGATGCGCACGGTGACTGGTTGAGAGGTTTTGCAAATTGGTTCCAGAATACTCACGGTATTGACCGCTCCAACGTCTCGGTTCTGGGCTATTCAGGTGGTGCTGAGTTTATCACCCTAGAGCTCAATGCTGACCGTCAAGAATCCTGGCGTACCGGTGGTGGCAGCATTATCGTCGGTGACGGCACTCCGCGCGGTCAGCAAACCACAACTTCAGCACGGTTCAAAGCTCTACCACTGGATTTCTACGTGGGCAACCGTGACGGTAAAGGTGCAACCTGGCCCGCGACCTGGTCGGCATGGGGAGCTGCCCACGCAGGCGCAACAAGCTACCGCGCAGCAGGGTTCTCCAATGTTGAAGTAAACGTGGTTAATGGTGACCACTACCAGTATGACTTTGCTGGTTATCTTGCTGAGTCTTTCCGCGAAGCTAATGCGTCCCGTCCCACCATGACCGTGCACAAAACCGCTATCAGCGAATGCTACGCAGCTGGTGGGGGAGGTTCACGTTTTGGTCAGCCTACGAGCGGTGAAATTCCTATTCGCGATGGCGGGTACGCTCAGCGATTTGGTGCCCACTACACCATTTACTGGCACGAAAGCGTCGGAGCTGCCCCTGTGAATTTCGCGGGCGGTATCGGTTCTTGCTACGCAGTTGAGGGCTTTGAAAACGGGCTCCGTTTCCCCACAGGCGCTGAGCATGGTTTACTCGGTGGCACCGTGCAGAAATTCACCATGCTGGGTCGCGGTACGAATGCACTCTACTGGAGCGCAGACCACCAGCGCGTACACAAGGTTTGGGAACACGGTGCTATCGGCGCCCGTTTTACAAGCGGTAGGGCAACTGCCCGCTACGGCTTCCCCACAACTGATGAGTTTGCTCTGAGTGCAGGTGGTTACGCTCAGAAGTTCCGGTTGAACAACGGGTACGAATCTCTCTTTGTGTGGTCTGCCCAAGCAGGGGTAAAAATCATCAACGCCAACGGTGGACTTTACTGGTACTGGAAGAACCGGGGATACACCTCAACTTTTGGTCTTCCGATCAGTGATGAAGTCGCCCACGCCGATGGTCGAGTGACCCTAGATTTTAGCAAGGGGTACCGCCTGACATGGTTCCCCAACGGAAAAATCACTCAGAGCCGAATCTAA
- a CDS encoding DNA-3-methyladenine glycosylase I gives MKTLEIQDSVRLPPWVRDNTTQTYYHEEWSCVPLQQSQIFEHMCLFIFQQGLQWSTVLSFRLAFTKVFAGFDPKKLAQWGDADTDKVLGNSSIIRNRAKIEACIHNAAMLVEHSVHLPSELLARFPDPLVVCEDDASLPKTHILTDEFSDFLKDCGLQRMSPVLTCSLAQACGLLISQQHVRTRTSQGENLLKHGMPAPHKINIPGGLGLG, from the coding sequence ATGAAGACTTTAGAAATACAAGATTCCGTAAGACTCCCACCGTGGGTGCGCGACAACACCACCCAGACTTACTATCACGAGGAGTGGTCCTGCGTTCCCCTCCAGCAGAGCCAGATCTTTGAGCACATGTGTCTCTTTATTTTCCAACAGGGTTTACAGTGGAGCACTGTGCTCAGTTTCAGACTGGCATTCACAAAAGTATTCGCTGGTTTTGATCCCAAGAAGTTAGCGCAGTGGGGTGACGCTGATACCGATAAAGTACTGGGCAATAGTTCCATCATCAGGAATCGGGCAAAGATTGAAGCCTGCATTCATAACGCAGCGATGTTGGTAGAACACTCTGTTCACCTGCCTAGTGAACTTCTAGCGCGTTTTCCCGACCCCTTGGTTGTCTGTGAAGATGATGCGTCCCTACCCAAAACACACATCCTCACCGACGAGTTCTCAGACTTTCTTAAAGACTGCGGTTTGCAGCGTATGAGTCCCGTTCTTACCTGCTCACTGGCTCAAGCCTGCGGTTTGTTAATTTCTCAACAGCACGTCCGCACCCGTACATCGCAGGGTGAGAATCTACTGAAACACGGAATGCCTGCCCCGCACAAAATAAATATTCCGGGAGGGCTAGGGCTAGGGTAG
- a CDS encoding single-stranded DNA-binding protein, whose protein sequence is MSETIIVRAFAATAPVLKHTPNGAPVTNFRIASTPRWYDQAAGMWREAPTNWYTVNAFRALAQNVARSIRVGQPVIVSGRLKIKKWDREDGTTVTNVEIDAQAVGHDLNFGTAGYERSVERRYEGQDQIPSQGQPPAQNDSASASLESSQPQGHQQNTYDASSRASDDGFAHSGVTTSYPRSDENNGVQAPDSLAGFGELVEDTHQAREAITTMTA, encoded by the coding sequence ATGAGTGAAACCATCATCGTTCGAGCATTCGCGGCAACAGCCCCCGTTCTCAAACACACTCCCAACGGTGCGCCAGTCACGAACTTTCGCATCGCGTCCACCCCGCGCTGGTATGATCAAGCAGCGGGGATGTGGCGAGAAGCCCCCACCAACTGGTACACAGTGAACGCTTTCAGGGCGCTGGCGCAGAACGTCGCCCGCAGTATCCGTGTGGGGCAGCCAGTGATTGTGTCGGGTCGTCTCAAAATTAAAAAATGGGACCGCGAAGACGGCACTACCGTCACCAACGTTGAAATTGATGCTCAAGCGGTGGGGCATGACCTTAACTTCGGTACAGCAGGTTACGAGCGATCCGTTGAACGCCGCTATGAGGGTCAAGACCAGATACCATCGCAGGGTCAGCCACCAGCGCAGAATGATTCTGCTAGTGCTTCTTTAGAATCATCACAGCCCCAGGGGCACCAGCAGAATACCTATGATGCCTCTAGCCGCGCCTCTGACGACGGGTTCGCTCACAGTGGCGTGACCACCAGTTACCCCCGCAGTGATGAGAACAACGGCGTGCAGGCGCCAGATAGCCTAGCGGGTTTCGGTGAACTGGTTGAAGACACCCACCAGGCGCGAGAAGCTATTACAACAATGACTGCCTAG
- the ettA gene encoding energy-dependent translational throttle protein EttA: MAEFIYTMTKARKTVGDKVILNDVSMSFYPGAKIGMVGPNGAGKSTILKIMAGIDIPSNGEARLSEGYSVGILLQEPPLNEDKTVLGNVQEGVGEIYEKIVRYNQISEEMANPDADFDALMEEMGKLQEAIDNANAWDIDSQLEQAMDALRCPPGDMPVTHLSGGERRRVALCKLLLQKPDLLLLDEPTNHLDAESVLWLEQHLQSYEGAVIAITHDRYFLDHVAEWIAEIDRGNLYPYEGNYSTYLEKKQARLQVQGKKDAKLAKRLSEELEWVRSNAKGRQAKSKARLARYEEMAAEAEKTRKLDFEEIQIPPGPRLGNLVIEAENLQKGFDGRSLINGLSFSLPRNGIVGVIGPNGVGKSTLFKTIVGLEPLDGGNLKIGETVKISYVDQNRANIDPEKTLWEVVSDGLDYIQVGQVEMSSRAYVSAFGFKGPDQQKKAGVLSGGERNRLNLALTLKQGGNLLLLDEPTNDLDVETLTSLENALLEFPGCAVVVSHDRWFLDRVATHILAWEGTDEQPDNWYWYEGNFESYEKNKVERLGPDAAKPHRVVHRKLTR, from the coding sequence ATGGCTGAATTTATTTACACGATGACGAAAGCCCGCAAAACTGTGGGCGACAAAGTCATTCTCAACGATGTATCAATGTCGTTCTACCCCGGCGCCAAGATTGGTATGGTCGGCCCGAACGGTGCGGGTAAGTCAACCATCCTGAAAATTATGGCTGGTATTGACATTCCCTCCAACGGTGAAGCTCGCCTCTCAGAGGGCTACAGCGTTGGAATTCTGTTGCAGGAACCGCCGCTGAATGAAGACAAAACTGTTCTCGGCAACGTCCAAGAAGGCGTCGGCGAAATCTACGAAAAGATTGTTCGCTACAATCAGATCTCAGAAGAGATGGCAAACCCCGATGCCGACTTCGACGCGCTCATGGAAGAAATGGGCAAGCTGCAGGAAGCAATTGATAACGCTAACGCTTGGGACATCGACTCCCAGCTTGAGCAGGCAATGGATGCGCTGCGTTGCCCTCCCGGGGACATGCCCGTTACCCACCTCTCAGGTGGTGAGCGTCGTCGCGTAGCACTCTGTAAGCTGCTGCTACAGAAGCCTGACCTGCTGCTGCTCGATGAGCCTACTAACCACCTTGACGCTGAGTCAGTGCTCTGGTTGGAGCAGCACCTGCAGTCCTATGAGGGCGCAGTTATTGCGATTACCCACGACCGTTACTTCCTGGATCACGTTGCTGAATGGATCGCTGAAATCGACCGCGGTAATCTCTACCCCTACGAAGGTAACTACTCCACCTATCTTGAAAAGAAGCAGGCACGTCTGCAGGTTCAGGGTAAGAAGGACGCGAAGCTTGCTAAGCGCCTGAGTGAAGAACTTGAGTGGGTACGCTCTAACGCTAAGGGTCGTCAGGCTAAGTCAAAGGCACGTTTGGCTCGCTACGAAGAGATGGCTGCTGAGGCTGAGAAGACCCGCAAGCTAGACTTCGAGGAAATCCAGATTCCCCCGGGACCGCGCCTGGGTAACCTGGTTATCGAAGCTGAAAACCTGCAAAAGGGCTTTGATGGTCGCTCACTGATTAACGGCCTTTCTTTCTCGCTGCCCCGTAACGGCATTGTCGGCGTCATTGGTCCTAACGGTGTTGGTAAATCAACCCTGTTCAAGACCATCGTTGGTCTTGAGCCTCTGGACGGTGGAAACCTCAAGATTGGTGAAACCGTCAAGATTTCCTACGTTGACCAGAACCGCGCCAACATCGACCCTGAAAAGACCCTCTGGGAAGTAGTCTCTGACGGACTCGACTACATTCAGGTCGGTCAGGTCGAAATGTCATCACGTGCCTACGTCTCAGCCTTCGGCTTCAAAGGTCCCGACCAGCAGAAGAAGGCAGGTGTGCTCTCCGGTGGCGAGCGCAACCGCCTCAACCTGGCATTAACCCTCAAGCAGGGCGGCAACCTCTTGCTGCTCGATGAGCCCACCAACGACCTCGACGTTGAAACCCTCACCTCGCTTGAAAATGCCCTGCTGGAATTCCCCGGTTGCGCCGTCGTCGTCTCCCACGACCGCTGGTTCCTCGACCGAGTTGCCACCCACATCCTCGCGTGGGAGGGCACCGATGAACAGCCTGATAACTGGTACTGGTACGAAGGTAACTTCGAATCATACGAGAAGAACAAGGTGGAGCGTCTTGGCCCTGACGCGGCGAAACCGCACCGTGTGGTTCACCGTAAGCTCACCCGCTAG
- a CDS encoding ABC transporter substrate-binding protein encodes MSPKFLALAATSALLVTGCGASEEVPSSEASKPAASAAGDGKTSYPLTIENCGVETVIEKAPERVVSLDQNSTEILLSLGLADRMVGTASWTDPVLDSLASENEKVPRLADNAPSFEVLMDADPDFVTASFGRHFNTGGVVTRDRLAETEVSSYLSPTDCDQGQSINGGGKRTVALTEDVLFQEIREMAEIFDVQERGEELITDLEQRADAALEGADFDDTSVAFWFADTKTPYMAGGKGSAQMLAHEAGMTNVFESEVDDWPAVTWEAVVEKNPEVLVLGDLKRDRFPGDRLDDKIEFLKNDPLTQQIDAVKNENFIALHGAEMNPSIRYVDGLEKIGDWYENNQENVGK; translated from the coding sequence ATGAGCCCCAAGTTTCTGGCTCTTGCAGCAACCTCAGCGCTTCTGGTGACTGGCTGTGGAGCATCTGAAGAAGTGCCCAGCTCTGAAGCGTCTAAGCCCGCAGCTAGCGCAGCAGGCGACGGTAAAACCAGCTACCCGTTGACTATCGAGAACTGTGGCGTTGAGACCGTCATTGAAAAAGCACCTGAGCGTGTGGTTTCTCTTGACCAGAACTCCACTGAAATCTTGCTTTCCTTGGGTTTGGCTGATCGCATGGTAGGTACCGCCTCATGGACAGACCCGGTGCTTGATAGCCTGGCATCTGAGAACGAGAAAGTACCTCGGCTGGCTGATAACGCACCCAGCTTTGAGGTGCTGATGGACGCTGATCCCGATTTCGTTACCGCGTCCTTTGGTCGCCACTTCAACACCGGTGGTGTTGTAACCCGCGACCGTTTGGCTGAAACTGAGGTGTCTTCTTACCTGTCGCCGACCGACTGCGATCAGGGGCAGAGCATCAACGGTGGTGGTAAGCGAACTGTAGCGCTCACGGAGGATGTATTGTTCCAGGAAATCCGCGAGATGGCCGAGATTTTCGATGTGCAAGAACGCGGTGAAGAGCTGATTACCGACCTTGAGCAGCGTGCGGATGCTGCCCTGGAGGGTGCTGATTTTGATGACACTTCAGTAGCTTTCTGGTTTGCTGATACGAAGACCCCTTACATGGCAGGTGGCAAGGGTTCAGCGCAGATGCTGGCACACGAAGCTGGTATGACTAACGTCTTTGAGAGCGAAGTGGATGACTGGCCCGCTGTGACCTGGGAAGCTGTTGTAGAGAAGAATCCTGAGGTTTTGGTTCTTGGTGATTTGAAGCGTGACCGTTTTCCCGGTGACCGTCTGGACGATAAGATTGAATTCTTGAAGAATGACCCCCTGACTCAGCAGATTGACGCGGTTAAGAATGAGAACTTTATTGCGTTGCACGGTGCTGAGATGAACCCCTCGATTCGTTATGTTGACGGTCTTGAGAAGATTGGCGACTGGTACGAGAATAACCAAGAGAATGTAGGCAAGTAA
- a CDS encoding FecCD family ABC transporter permease, whose translation MAVTTLLPVSTARRKHFAGRWFFLALGVVALVVSVLISITLGSADISMVNVRDIVTNHVGLTEIPVRLSEDAIVWEDRLPRVLVAAACGIGLSLCGLLLQSLLRNSLADPYILGVSSGASTGAVVTGMLGLGGGAIGLSGGAFIGALIAFAAVLVIAKCASGDNSAFILAGVSSTQLFSALTSLIIFAFADSDEARGVMFWLLGSLEGVRWNQVYLSVAVAVAALVLCLAFTKTLDVMTFGEDMAGALGVNTTVVRMLLLTSTALVTAVLVSVAGAIGFVGLVIPHIARLICGYQHRLLVPFSAVFGAIFMVWVDTFSRIIFAPSALPIGVGTAIVGVPVFIVILLRKKARV comes from the coding sequence GTGGCAGTAACTACCCTCCTGCCCGTTTCGACTGCACGACGCAAACATTTCGCCGGGCGCTGGTTCTTTTTGGCGCTCGGTGTGGTGGCGCTGGTGGTGTCGGTGTTGATTTCCATTACTTTGGGCAGTGCTGATATTTCGATGGTGAATGTGCGCGATATTGTGACTAACCATGTGGGGCTGACCGAGATTCCGGTGCGTTTGAGCGAGGACGCGATTGTGTGGGAAGACCGCTTGCCGCGTGTTTTAGTGGCTGCGGCGTGTGGTATCGGTTTGTCACTGTGTGGTTTGTTGTTGCAGTCGTTGTTGCGTAACTCTTTGGCTGACCCTTATATTTTGGGTGTTTCATCGGGTGCTTCGACGGGAGCGGTAGTGACCGGCATGTTGGGGCTGGGTGGGGGAGCGATTGGGCTCTCTGGTGGCGCTTTTATCGGTGCGTTGATTGCTTTTGCGGCTGTATTGGTGATTGCGAAGTGCGCCAGTGGTGATAATTCTGCATTTATTCTGGCGGGTGTGTCATCAACTCAGCTTTTTTCGGCTCTGACCTCGTTGATTATCTTCGCGTTTGCTGATTCTGATGAGGCACGCGGTGTGATGTTCTGGTTGTTGGGCTCTCTAGAAGGCGTGCGCTGGAACCAGGTCTATCTTTCGGTGGCTGTTGCTGTAGCGGCGCTGGTGCTGTGCCTGGCTTTTACCAAGACCCTAGACGTTATGACTTTCGGTGAAGACATGGCAGGGGCGCTGGGCGTCAATACGACGGTAGTTCGGATGCTGTTGCTTACCAGCACGGCTCTGGTGACTGCCGTTTTGGTGAGTGTTGCCGGGGCTATCGGTTTCGTGGGTCTTGTTATTCCCCATATTGCCCGTCTTATCTGCGGTTACCAACACCGTCTGCTGGTGCCTTTTAGTGCCGTTTTTGGGGCGATTTTTATGGTGTGGGTTGATACTTTCTCTCGCATTATCTTTGCCCCTTCGGCGTTGCCTATTGGCGTGGGCACAGCGATTGTAGGTGTGCCTGTGTTCATTGTGATTTTGTTGCGTAAAAAAGCGAGGGTCTAA
- a CDS encoding acyl-CoA thioesterase II, with translation MSNHTAPTVDTALSTMLTLETTQSTGHDDAAFSAQTLARETPRVYGGQVLAQSLMAASATVEEDRPVHSLHAYFLQAGSIDKPLSYGVQKLGDTRSFSTRRVHAYQEDTPIFSTIMSFQEPARGLEHAVTMPKDVPNPESLPTAAQILAGIEHPMVQAVAHERPFDLRHVSTPLYLGSETSPSTTNMVWIKAIAPLGSRQVAHRAALAYASDYTIMEPIMRAHGKFWLQPGMKVASLDHSIWFHDDVAADDWLLFAYESPAARGGRGLTTGSVFTRDGRHVATIAQEALLRLPEFK, from the coding sequence ATGAGCAATCACACAGCTCCAACCGTAGATACCGCATTGAGCACCATGCTCACCCTCGAAACCACTCAATCCACTGGCCACGACGACGCCGCATTCAGCGCCCAAACCCTCGCCCGCGAAACTCCGCGCGTCTACGGCGGGCAGGTACTGGCGCAATCGCTCATGGCAGCCTCAGCAACCGTTGAAGAAGACCGCCCGGTACACTCCCTTCACGCCTATTTTCTGCAAGCAGGTAGCATCGACAAGCCGCTGAGCTACGGGGTGCAGAAACTGGGCGATACGCGGTCTTTCTCTACCCGCCGCGTCCACGCCTACCAAGAAGATACCCCCATCTTCTCTACCATCATGTCTTTTCAGGAACCTGCCCGCGGGTTAGAGCACGCGGTCACTATGCCTAAGGACGTGCCCAACCCCGAATCGTTGCCCACCGCCGCGCAGATTCTTGCTGGTATTGAACACCCCATGGTACAGGCAGTTGCCCACGAGCGTCCTTTCGACCTGAGGCATGTCAGCACCCCGCTCTACCTGGGCTCGGAGACCTCACCTTCAACCACCAATATGGTGTGGATCAAAGCTATCGCACCCCTGGGGTCACGTCAGGTGGCGCATCGAGCAGCCCTAGCGTATGCCTCTGACTACACCATCATGGAACCCATCATGCGCGCCCACGGCAAGTTCTGGTTGCAGCCGGGTATGAAGGTAGCCTCACTCGATCATTCCATCTGGTTTCACGACGATGTCGCTGCCGATGACTGGCTGCTCTTTGCCTACGAAAGCCCAGCAGCAAGGGGCGGACGCGGTCTCACCACTGGTTCTGTCTTCACCCGCGACGGACGGCACGTAGCGACCATCGCCCAAGAAGCCCTGCTACGGTTACCCGAGTTCAAGTAG
- a CDS encoding globin, whose translation MSENTNLAPALSQEQLRAQPTSFYEQVDGAPVFEKLVREFYRQVADDPEFRAMYPESDLDGAEWRLRTFLEQYWGGPKTYQEHRGHPRLRMRHMPFAIGAAERDTWLRFMRNAMDTLDLSPLHDAQMWDYFERAAHSMQNRA comes from the coding sequence ATGAGCGAAAATACTAACCTTGCACCTGCACTCTCCCAGGAACAGTTGCGGGCGCAGCCCACCAGCTTTTACGAGCAGGTCGACGGAGCGCCTGTCTTCGAGAAACTGGTGCGCGAGTTCTACCGGCAGGTAGCCGATGATCCCGAGTTTAGGGCAATGTACCCTGAGAGTGATCTCGACGGCGCAGAATGGCGTTTACGCACCTTCTTGGAGCAGTACTGGGGCGGGCCAAAAACCTACCAGGAACACAGGGGGCACCCTCGTTTGCGGATGCGTCACATGCCTTTTGCTATTGGCGCAGCTGAACGCGATACCTGGTTGAGGTTCATGCGCAACGCAATGGACACCCTCGATTTATCACCCCTGCACGATGCCCAGATGTGGGATTATTTTGAACGCGCCGCTCACTCCATGCAGAACCGCGCCTAA
- the pepN gene encoding aminopeptidase N codes for MPGMNLTREEAIARAEVIKNVASYKVELDLTRGERVFGSRTEVRFTAQAGASTFIDAITDSVRSIELNGKALDVSLADGVCIELPSLADENVLVIDADMLYTNTGEGLHRFVDPVDGEVYLYSQFEVPDSRRVYPVFEQPDLKAEFEFIVTAPAHWVVVSNQPETSVEEKDEAKVWFFKPTPRISSYITAIIAGPYASTRSSLTNSEGREVPLGVFARKSLMPYLDADDIFELTAQGFEFFEEQFKTPYPFEKYDQLFVPEFNAGAMENAGAVTFLENYIFRSKTTEAMIERRAITVLHELAHMWFGDLVTMKWWNDLWLNESFAEFMSTLAAAENTRFASEAWATFSASEKTWAYRQDQLSSTHPIVAEINDLHDVQVNFDGITYAKGASVLRQLVAWVGQENFMAALKVYFDKHAWGNTVLDDLLDELETTSGRDVRAWSAKWLETAGVNTLTAELEQDENDYITSLTIRQSYAEGYETLRPHRMVVGFYNYDGVSLTRTERFEIDVDGETTEVSEAAGKPRPDLVLLNDEDLTFAKLRLDEDSQQTAISHLKDLDSSVARGVLWGALWDATRDGDFPARRYIDLVLNNLGKETNSTAVMVQLRNFELALRSYINPESADETRERAAEAMWEITLKAEPGSDNQLQFLRSFARLARTEEQLDRVKALLEGEETLAEREIDTDLRWVLVTSLAAGGRLTPADIDAEREADNTSNGQQAAATASAAIPTAEAKAKVWQQVVETGELSNVVQRSAIAGFYQGNDDALFEQYTDKYFETIESLWRERSHEISTQIITGMYPGALPSQQLLTRTEEFLNSLGDDAAGLKRQIAENRDGVVRALKVQAADTL; via the coding sequence ATGCCGGGTATGAATTTGACGCGTGAAGAGGCTATTGCGCGCGCTGAGGTTATCAAGAATGTTGCCAGCTACAAGGTTGAGCTTGATCTAACGCGCGGTGAGCGGGTTTTTGGTTCGCGTACTGAGGTGCGTTTTACGGCTCAGGCTGGTGCTTCTACTTTTATTGATGCCATTACTGATTCGGTGCGTTCGATTGAACTCAATGGTAAGGCGCTCGATGTTTCTTTGGCTGATGGTGTGTGTATTGAGTTGCCGTCTTTGGCTGATGAGAATGTGCTGGTTATTGATGCGGATATGCTGTACACCAATACCGGTGAGGGTTTACACCGTTTCGTTGATCCCGTAGACGGTGAAGTTTACCTGTACTCGCAGTTTGAGGTGCCCGATTCTCGCCGTGTCTACCCCGTGTTTGAGCAGCCCGATCTCAAAGCTGAGTTCGAGTTTATTGTGACCGCTCCTGCTCACTGGGTCGTGGTATCTAACCAGCCTGAAACCAGTGTTGAAGAAAAGGACGAGGCGAAGGTCTGGTTTTTCAAGCCCACTCCCCGCATCTCTTCCTACATCACAGCGATTATCGCTGGCCCCTACGCGTCCACTCGTTCATCACTGACCAATTCAGAAGGACGCGAGGTTCCCCTGGGCGTTTTTGCGCGCAAGTCGCTGATGCCTTACCTTGACGCTGATGACATTTTTGAACTGACTGCCCAAGGTTTTGAGTTCTTCGAGGAGCAGTTCAAGACCCCCTACCCCTTTGAGAAGTACGATCAGCTCTTTGTGCCCGAGTTCAATGCAGGTGCAATGGAGAACGCCGGTGCGGTTACCTTCTTAGAGAACTACATCTTCCGTTCAAAGACCACCGAGGCGATGATTGAGCGCCGCGCGATTACAGTGTTGCACGAGCTGGCACACATGTGGTTTGGAGATTTGGTGACCATGAAGTGGTGGAATGATTTGTGGCTGAACGAGTCTTTCGCGGAGTTCATGTCTACCCTGGCAGCGGCTGAAAACACCCGTTTCGCCTCCGAGGCGTGGGCTACTTTCTCAGCGTCAGAGAAGACCTGGGCTTACCGTCAGGATCAGCTGTCATCCACCCACCCCATTGTTGCCGAGATCAACGATTTGCACGATGTTCAGGTGAACTTTGACGGTATCACCTACGCCAAGGGTGCTTCTGTGCTGCGCCAGCTGGTGGCATGGGTTGGTCAGGAGAACTTTATGGCAGCGTTGAAGGTCTACTTCGATAAGCACGCCTGGGGTAACACCGTACTCGATGACTTGCTTGATGAGCTAGAGACAACTAGCGGACGCGACGTGCGCGCGTGGAGCGCCAAGTGGCTTGAGACTGCCGGTGTCAATACTCTGACCGCTGAGCTTGAGCAAGATGAGAACGATTACATCACCTCGCTCACTATTCGCCAGAGCTACGCAGAAGGCTACGAGACTCTGCGTCCGCACCGTATGGTGGTGGGCTTCTACAACTACGACGGTGTGAGCCTGACCCGTACCGAGCGCTTTGAGATTGATGTCGATGGCGAAACCACCGAGGTGAGCGAAGCTGCTGGTAAGCCGCGCCCCGATCTCGTGCTACTCAACGATGAAGATTTGACCTTCGCTAAGCTGCGCCTTGACGAAGACTCCCAACAGACCGCTATTTCACATCTGAAGGATCTGGATTCTTCTGTTGCCCGCGGTGTTCTCTGGGGTGCGCTGTGGGATGCCACCCGCGACGGTGACTTCCCCGCCCGCCGTTACATCGATCTGGTGCTGAACAACCTGGGTAAAGAAACCAACTCAACTGCTGTGATGGTTCAGTTGCGTAACTTCGAGCTGGCACTGCGCTCATATATCAATCCTGAATCGGCTGATGAAACCCGCGAGCGCGCCGCTGAGGCGATGTGGGAGATTACCCTCAAAGCAGAGCCGGGTTCTGATAACCAGTTGCAGTTCTTGCGTTCCTTTGCGCGTCTTGCCCGCACCGAAGAGCAGCTTGATCGAGTCAAGGCACTGCTTGAGGGTGAAGAGACCCTTGCTGAGCGTGAGATCGATACCGATTTGCGCTGGGTTCTGGTGACTTCCCTGGCTGCCGGTGGCAGACTCACCCCGGCTGATATTGATGCTGAGCGTGAAGCCGATAACACCTCGAACGGTCAGCAGGCGGCGGCAACCGCGTCCGCTGCTATTCCCACCGCTGAGGCTAAAGCTAAGGTGTGGCAGCAGGTTGTTGAAACCGGTGAGCTTTCCAACGTTGTGCAGCGCTCAGCAATTGCTGGTTTCTACCAGGGCAACGATGATGCCCTGTTTGAGCAGTACACCGACAAGTATTTTGAGACCATCGAGAGTCTCTGGCGCGAACGCAGCCACGAAATCTCAACGCAGATTATCACCGGTATGTACCCCGGTGCGCTGCCCTCGCAGCAGCTGCTGACCCGAACTGAAGAGTTCTTGAACTCTTTGGGCGATGACGCGGCAGGTCTCAAGCGTCAGATCGCTGAGAATCGCGACGGCGTAGTGCGCGCGCTCAAGGTTCAGGCGGCAGATACCCTCTAA
- a CDS encoding ribose-5-phosphate isomerase, with amino-acid sequence MRVHIATDHAGLDLSRYLVESLTEAGYEMVDHGPTEYDPLDDYPSFCINAALAVKADRDAGLDSLGIVLGGSGNGEQMAANKVEGIRAALAWNQDTAALAREHNNAQMVAVGGRQHDKEEALEIIKTFLRTEFPGDERHVRRINQMGEYERTGAIAGKDINA; translated from the coding sequence GTGCGAGTTCACATTGCAACAGACCACGCAGGGCTAGACCTCAGCCGCTACCTCGTAGAATCCCTCACCGAAGCGGGCTACGAGATGGTAGACCACGGCCCCACCGAATACGACCCCCTCGATGATTACCCCAGCTTCTGCATCAACGCGGCGCTCGCGGTCAAAGCAGACCGCGATGCAGGTCTCGACTCACTGGGTATCGTGCTCGGTGGCTCAGGCAACGGTGAGCAGATGGCAGCCAACAAGGTAGAGGGAATCCGTGCTGCTCTTGCCTGGAACCAAGACACCGCAGCCCTCGCCCGTGAGCACAATAACGCTCAGATGGTTGCTGTGGGCGGACGTCAGCACGATAAAGAGGAAGCGCTGGAGATTATCAAGACCTTCCTCCGCACCGAGTTCCCCGGCGACGAACGCCACGTACGCCGCATCAACCAGATGGGCGAATACGAACGTACCGGCGCTATCGCAGGTAAAGACATCAACGCCTAA